One window of the Trifolium pratense cultivar HEN17-A07 linkage group LG2, ARS_RC_1.1, whole genome shotgun sequence genome contains the following:
- the LOC123908516 gene encoding transcription factor PRE6, producing the protein MSSRRSRSRQSGGSSEITDAQITDLISKLQQLIPELRASRSNKVSATKVLQETCNYIKNLHREVDDLSDRLSQLLATTDSNSAQAAIIRSLLM; encoded by the exons ATGTCTAGCAGAAGATCTCGTTCTAGACAATCTGGTGGTTCATCTGAAATCACTGATGCTCAAATAACTGATCTCATCTCCAAGTTACAACAACTCATCCCCGAACTTCGCGCTAGCCGCTCCAATAAG GTTTCAGCTACTAAGGTATTGCAAGAGACTTGCAACTACATAAAAAACTTGCATAGAGAGGTTGATGATTTAAGTGACCGATTGTCACAACTTTTGGCTACTACAGATTCCAACAGTGCTCAAGCAGCTATTATTAGGAGCTTACTTATGTAA